TGGGTAGCGCGCAGCTGCGCAATTACCTGATAAACTTTTGCCGCTCGTTTATTTACAGCACATCCCTGCCCGAAGCGAGTGTGGCCGCCATCCGGTGTGCCTATGAGTTATTCCCCCACATGAATGAAGAACGCGCCCATCTGCAACAATTGATCGGCACGTTTCAACAGGCAGCCATGCCCTGGGAAAAGCTGGTTTCAAATACGCCCATACAAATAATTATCATTCCCGGCAATGATGCCGTGAAAAAGGTTGCCGCTGCATTACAATTAGCCAGCCTCGATGTTAGACCTATATTATATCCTACGGTTCCTTCCGGAAAAGAAAGATTGAGAATAGTATTACATGCGTTTAATACAATGCAACAGGTTGAAGAGGTTATTAAATTATTAAGTTCATAGTTCCGAGTTCATAGTTCCAAGTTCCGAGTTCAAAACCTGGAACCTGGAACTTGAAACCTGGAACTATTTCTTCGTCTGCTCCTCTGGTATATAATAAGTCTCATTAGGACCTATGCCGGAAACCTGCATCGTGCATTCCTGGGTAAACCATTCAAAGTGCGGCTGATCGGCCTTGATCACAACGAAGCTGCCGGGGCCATAAGCCACAGAAGGAGCAGTGGTATCGAATTTTTTCTCCTGAACTATATGAGCAACGCCGCTTATGATAGTAATGTACAGGTCGGAATTATGTACATGCGGCATACCTTTATAACCGGGCGGGAAAATGTAGCGTTCAATAAAGAATCCGGGTTTGTTACGCATTCCGGCAAGGTAAATGTTCTTTCTGCCGCTTGCCAGCAGCGTGTCTTTTACAGGTGGGAGTATCATTTTGGCGTGTTCACCTGTCCCGATCCCGGGAGGATTTGCAAGGTTCTGTACCGGGTGATTGGTACAGGACAGCCATGGAACCAGTAGCATTGCCATGGCATAAAGGGCTGTCTTATTCATAGCAAACAATGTTTAGGTGACGAATAAATAAAAGAACTGATGGGTAAGTTACTATAATTTCGGGAATTACATATTTGTTATGGCTATACGGCCCGGAGGCGGGATCATCGGAGGGAAGTAGATAAAAAAATGAGCCCCAACTATTCGTCGGGGCTCGGTACCACGGACTGTAACCTCTAAGGTTGATGAACTAAACGATTGCTGATGACTACTGAACTGCGAACTATTTTAGTGTATAATTGCTATACAAATAATGCTACTATTATAAGACTGGCAAACAACAACGCCAACACTCTCTTCTTCCATTGATAGATCCGGGCTTCCATCTCATTTGATTTTTTTAAAGCATGTATTGCTTTAGATTCCATTACAAATGTCAGCATAAGCAAGGTTCCCTACAATACAACTTTGTGGTAGTTTTCACGCATTCATAAGGAGTTTATAAATGGGGAGCAGGTGCTAACAGCTTGTAGCAATAATGGTAGCGTTAACAGGTAATTAAAAAAAATACACTACTTTTAAAAAATTCCTTCTAACCCCCGATGTGAATCAGCAATATGCGCATTATTCCATTTATTGTTACCGTAGTTGTTACTATAGGTTTAATTGTTACTTTAAGTAAGCCTATAGGCAGCATTCCGCCGCTGGGCAGTTTCCTTAGCCCGCAAACAGGGTTTTGGCAAAATGCAGAACCCGTTGATGCCCATCCCAACCTCGATCTTAATTTTCCGCAACTGAAAGACAAGGTACAGGTGTACTTCGATGACAGAATGGTGCCGCATGTATTTGCGCAGAACGATGAAGACCTGTATTTCGTACAAGGCTACCTGCATGCAAAATACCGCCTTTGGCAAATGGAGTTTCAAACCCGTGCCGCAGCTGGCCGCATTGCTGAAGTAGTGGGGCCCGGACCTAATAACAATTACCTGAACTACGACCGTAACATGCGCCGGTTGGGCATGCCATTTGGCGCCCATCGTACTCTCGATAGCATGGAAGCCGATGCCACTACCAAAAGCGTTCTCGATGCTTACACCTCGGGCGTGAATGCCTACATTGATAATTTATCGGAAAATGAATTGCCGCTCGAATACCGGTTACTGAACTATGTGCCCGAGCATTGGAACAATTTTAAAACCGCGCTCTTCCTGAAACAGATGAGCTTTAACCTGACTGGTGGTGATAATGATTTTGAATTAACCAATGTACGCAATGTATTGAGCCGCGAAGATTTTGAAACCCTGTTCCCGGCCTTCCAGGATTCGCTGGACCCTATTATTCCCAAAGGCGAAGCATTTGCACCGCCTGCTTTTCGTCCACAAATGCCGATAACCTCAGACAGCGTCTACTTTAAATGGAACACGTTTGCCAGCATCGATGTATCGGCTGTTGACAAACCCAATAAAGACAATGGCAGTAACAACTGGGCAGTAAGTGGCGCCAAAACAAAAAGCGGCCGTCCCATTTTATGTAACGACCCGCATCTCGATTTAACCCTTCCATCCCTTTGGTTCGAGATCCAATTACATACACCGCAGCACAACGTGTACGGAGTTAGTTTCCCGGGAGCGCCCATGGTGGTCATTGGCTTTAACGATAGCTGCAGCTGGGGCGTTACCAATGCCGGCCGCGATGTAAAGGACTATTATAACATCAAATTCAAAGACGAAACAAAACAACAATACCTGTTCAATGGCAATTGGGTAAATACCGAGCTGCACATAGACACGATTAAAATAAAAGGCGCATTGCCTTTTTATGATACGGTTGCCTATACCCTATTCGGCCCTGTGCAATACGATAACTCTTTTAGCGGTAACCGCACCACACCCAATAACAATTTTGCTGTAAAGTGGAAAGCGCACGAAGGGGCCAACGAGTTGAAGACTTTCTACCTGTTGAACCGGATGAAGAATATTGGCGACTATCACGAGGCACTTAAATTCTTTCACTGTCCGGGTCAGAACTTTGTGTTTGCGGACAAAAGCGGCGACATTGCCATCTGGCAACAGGGCGAGTTCCCCGCCAAATGGCGGCGCCAGGGAGATTTTATAATGCCCGGCGTTGATTCTTCCTATTTATGGCAGGGAAACATTGAACAACAGGAAAACCCGCACATCGAAAACCCGGTCCGGGGTTTTGTAAGCAGCGCTAACCAAACGCCTGCAGATTCAACCTATCCTTATTACCTGGGGTGCGAGTATCCTATTTACCGGGGCATAGCCATTAACCGGTACCTGCGGCAATTAAACAATATCACCATCGATGATATGAAAAAAATGCAGACCGATAATTACAATGTGTTTGCAGAAACGGCGCTGCCCCTGCTGATGAGCAATGTGGATGAGAGCACCTTAAGCATTGAAGAGAAAAAATACCTCGATATCCTGCGCGGCTGGAACTTACGCGCCGATGCGGTTGAAAAAGCACCGGCCATCTTTCAACTGTGGTTCGATAACCTGGAGGCCGAAGTATGGAACGATGACCTGGAAGTAGCCAGCAAACCGGTAAAAATGCCGCAGGAAGCTACGCTGGTGCATTGTTTAACTATGTCGAACTTCAAGTTTGCCGATAACATCAAAACCAACCAGGTTGAATCGATCCAGGATGTGGTAACAGCCGCCTTTAAAAAAACAGTACCGGTAGTATCTCTGGCCGATCAAAAAGCCAACCTGAACTGGGGTAAATACAAGGATGCAGGCATCAGGCATTTACTGCGGCGGGAGCCCTTGAGCCGTTTTCATTTAATGACCGGTGGCGGCGAAAACATGATCAATGCCACCAACCAGTTTCATGGGCCCAGCTGGCGCATGATTGTTGAGTTGACTGATAAAACCGAGGCCTGGGGTATTTATCCGGGCGGACAAAGTGGTAATCCCGGCAGCAAGTACTACGATAATTTTATTGATAAATGGACTGAAGGGAAGTACGACAAACTGTGGGTGATGGACGCCGGGGAAGCTAAAGACAAAAGGGTTCTTTTTACTATGAACTTTAATTAAGCACAAATGAAATTCGGGGTTTCTGTATTACTGACAATTATTGCAAGCTTTGCAGCGGGATTGTATTTACCCTTCTGGAGTGTGGCGCTGGTATCGTTTTGTGTGGCCGCATTTATATACCAAAAACCGGTTATGGCCTGGTTAACAGGCTTTGTAAGCATTTTTATATGCTGGGGTTTGCTGGCCTTTTGGATCGACTCATTAAACGACAGCATACTCTCAACCCGTATGGCCAGCCCCGGGCTGTTCCCATTAGGCGGGTCATCTTCCCTGCTGTTACTCATAACTGCAGTAGTGGGCGCTATTATTGGCGGAATGGCTGCATTATCGGGTAGCCTTTTAAGAAGGTACCTCGATGAACGTAAAGCAAGTGATTACTAGTCCATATTTGGTTTTTAATAATTTATACCCCTTATGGAAGACCTCTTATCCAACATAGTTTACACTCCGGTATTCGCATCCAAAAGAAAGCGCTGGGGAGCCAGTTTAGTTGACTACGTTCTTTACTTTGCAGCATTTATTTTCATATGTTACTTTTTCGGTACCCGCACCATGGATGAAAATGGCAACAGTTCCTGGAACCTGGACGGTTTACCCGGCTTCATAGGAATAGTAGTGTCCTGGCTGTTGTTTTTTCCGGTTATAGAATCGTTTAATGACGGACAAACCATTGGCAAAGCATTGTTTCGGATAAAAACTGTCAAAGAAGATGGGTCCAGGATAAATTTTGGCACGAGTTTCTTAAGGCATTTTTTCGATTGGGTTGATTACCTGCCTTTTCTGGGCATCTGCGGAATGATCGTTGCATCCAATAACGATAAGAAACAACGTGTAGGCGACCTGGTGGCAAAAACCATAGTGGTTAATTCCAGGAGTTAATTACTATTCTTTATCGTAAAATAAGCAGTTCATTTATTTATAAGGCAGTTTTAAATAATTTGACGAATACCTAATCAGGATTTGGCCTTATTTTCGCGTTCGTCGCGATATGAGAATACTGTCCTTACTTACCCTCTTTATTATTGGTTTTACATCCGTGCAGGCCGCGCGGATCAGCGGCAGGGTCACTGACGAAAAAGGACAGGTGCTGGTGTATGCTTCCATCCTGGTAAAAGGCACCACCCAGGGAACTACGGCCAATAAAGAAGGCGATTATTTTCTGCATCTCAATTCGGGCACATACACTATTGTAGCGCAATATGTGGGCTATAGCCGCCAGGAAAAAACGATTACCGTAGGCACAGACAATATCACGCTCGATTTTCAGCTGTCTGTTCAACAATTCAATTTAAAAGAAGTAGTGGTAAAGCCCGGTGGGGAAGACCCCGCCTATGAGATCATTCGCAACGCCATTAAAAAAAGGCCCTATTACCGGCATCAGCTTAATACCTTTCAATGTGAGGTGTATATAAAAGGGCAGCTGCAGTTGCGGGCTTATCCCAAAAAAATCATGGGCACGCCGGTTGATTTTGAAGATGGTGATACCAGTCAACGGAAAATGCTTTTTCTGTCGGAAACCGTAGCGCGGTATTCAGTTGAAAAGCCACGCAAAAGTAAAATCGAAGTACTTTCTACCAAGGTAAGCGGCAGAAGCGATGAGTTTGGATTAAGTACCCCCCAGATCGTTTCATTTTACGAGAATAACATCCAGGTGGGCCGTAACCTGAACCCGCGTGGTTTTATTTCACCCATTGCCAGCAGTGCGCTGGGTTTTTACTATTATCATTACGAAGGCAGTTTTATAGAAGATGGGCGGGAGGTCAACCGCATTAAGGTAATACCCAAGCGACGGTACGAGCCGCTGTTCAGCGGGTATATCAATATCACCGAAGGCGACTGGCGCATTCACAGTTTGCAATTGCGGCTTACCAAGGCTTCCCAGATGGAGCTGATAGATTCGCTGAATATTGATCAGTTGTATGTTCCTTTTAACAAAGATGTGTGGGTGATAAAAACGCAGGTATTGTACCCGGCGGTAAAACTGTTGGGTTTTGATGCGTTTGGCAGTTTTGTAAATGTGTATTCCCAATTTAATATCACGCCTTCATTTGAGCGGAAGTTTTTTAACAATACATATCTGAAGATCTATGAAGGTTCCAATAAGAAGGCGGCTGCTTTCTGGGATTCCATTCGTCCCTTGCCCTTGCAGGCAGAGGAAATAGCCGATTACTACAAAAAAGACAGCCTGGAAAAAGCACATAGAGATCCGCATTACCTCGACTCCATCGATCGCCGTAGAAACAAACTACACCTGTTCCCTTTAATTGCAACGGGACAGGAGTTTTACAGGGAGAAAAAACGGGAGATCTACAGTGTGAACCCCTTGCTGGAAACCATTGCTTACAACACTGTGGAAGGCTGGTTAGGCAGCTTTGGCGGCAGCTATACCAAACTGCTGGATACCATTCCCGGTTCGCGGCATGCGTTTAGTGCAGAACCTGCCATCCGGTATGGTACCAGCAATCATCACCTCAATGCATCGGGTAAGTTTACATATACGTATGGTAAAAAATATTTTTCTTCTTTCTCATTAAGCGGTGGCAAATGGGTGTACCAGTTCAATAATACCAATCCCATCAGTCAACTGAGTAATACCATTCGCAGCTGGTTGTTCGAGCGTAATTACGCCAAATTTTATGAGGCCTGGCATGCGCAATTCAATTTTTCAAAGGAAGTTGGCAGCGGGATCACGGTGTTTGGCGGTTTAAAATACGAAGACCGCATTCCATTGGAGAATACCACCAATTATTCGGCGGGCAACCGCAAGAACATCGAGTTTACGCCGAATTACCCCCTTGATTTGACGGCGGAGAACTTTAAACGCCATCAGGCATTGATTGGAAAGATTGGGATAAGCTGGTTACCCGGGGCCAAATACATCGAATATCCCGACAGGATCGTGAACGTGGGTTCACAATATCCGTTGTTTACCCTGTCTTACAGAAAAGGTTTTCAAAACTGGCTGGGCAGTGATATCAATTACTCCAAATGGCGGTTCGATGTACAGCAACGGCTTGACCTGAACCTGGGTGGAAATTTTCGCTATAAGATGAGCCTGGGTGGCTTTATAAGGCGCGATAGTGTGGCAGTGATAGATTATAACCATTTTAATGGGAACGAAATTCTGGCCTCTGCTGAATACCTGTACGGTTTCCAGTTATTGCCTTACTATAAATACAGCAACAAGAACCGGTTGTATGCAGAAGGGCATATTGAACATCACTTTAATGGCCTGCTCACCAATAAGATCCCCGTTTTTCGCCAAACCAACTGGTACCTGGTAATGGGCGCCAATGCGTTGTATGTTGATAGTGATAAGGAATACATTGAAGTATTCGCCGGTTTTGAGAACATTCTCAAAATAGCCCGGCTCGACTTTGTATGGGGCTTTGATAAAGACAAGGTTTCAGCATTTGGCATCAGGTTGGGTATAAGGGGCTTTGGAAGACTGTAAATCAACAGGCAATGGACAATTGACAATTAGCAAATCATTCCTATTGCCAAAAATTCCTATAGATGGCAGATTTTCCCTGACAATTGCTTATTGCCTATTGTCTATTGGTTCTTATCTTTGCCGCGTTTATAATTTTTGACTGCCCTGCAAGCGGTCGCAAAAATTCAAAAATGGCAATATTACACAACCGCGTCTCCCAGAAGGAGCTGAAAGAACTTTTGTACCAGGAAACAGAACCCCGTACTACCATTTCCTTTTATCAGTATTTCCCCATCGCCGAACCTGAAGAATTCCGCAACGAACTGTATAAGCATTTAGAGGCACTAAAAGTGTTTGGCCGCATTTACGTGGCGCACGAAGGCATCAATGCCCAGATCAGTGTGCCGGAAGGTAACTACGAGGCATTCAAGGCCTTTTTGTATTCTTATGAACCGTTGAACGGGTTACGCCTGAACATTGCTGTTGATGATGACGGTAAATCGTTTTGGGTGTTGAAAATAAAAGTGCGCGACAAGATCGTAGCCGATGGTATAACTGACGAAACGTTCAATATGGCCAACAAAGGCAAATATGTAAATGCCCACCAGTTGAATGTTATGCTGAACGATCCTGAAACCATTGTGGTTGATATGCGCAATCACTATGAGTATGAGGTAGGTCATTTTGTAAAAGCCCTGGAAGTGCCCAGCGATACCTTTCGCGAGCAGTTACCCATGGCGGTTGACATGCTGAAAGACGCCAAAGATAAAAACATCATTATGTATTGCACCGGCGGCATCCGCTGTGAAAAAGCCAGTGCATATATGTTGCATCACGGGTTTCAGAACGTATTTCACCTCGAAGGCGGTATTATCAATTATGCCAAACAGGTAAAGGAAAACGGGCTCGACAGCAAATTCATTGGAAAGAACTTTGTGTTTGACAACAGGCTGGGAGAGCGCATTACCCCCGACATTATTGCCCGTTGTCACCAGTGTGGTAACCCGGCCGATAACCATGCCAATTGTGCCAATGATGGCTGCCACCTGTTGTTTATTCAATGCGACAATTGCCGCCAGCAATATGAAGGTTGTTGCAGCAAGGAATGCCAGGATTTTAATCATTTACCCGAAGAGGAGCGTAAGGAGCAGCGCAAGGGCATAGATAAAGGACGGAATATTTTTAATAAATCGCGCCACAGGTTGAGGCCGAGGTTGGGAGAGCAAGGGCAACAGCCAATAGACAATGAGCAATAGACAATAGGCAGAGGGCAGAGGGCAGAGGGCAGAGGGCAGAGGGCAAGGAAAAATCCGCTGAAGTTAGGCTATACCCCACGAAATCAATGGAATCTGCGGCATAAAGTCATCCCCGTCAGGAGAAAAGCTTTCCTGACGGGGATTTGTTTTTCCCGGAAGGAAATACCCCTTCCTGCCAGGAAATTGTAAAACCTTTTGGGATATCAGAAAACCCGGTGGGGATTCTCTTTTCTCGCCGGGAATTCAAAAAGGTCGGCAGGAAATAAGGATTCCCGGAAGGAAATGAAAAAAGTGGCAGGGAATTGAGAAATCCTTTCAGGAATTCGCGATTCCTTCCGGGAATTCAAAAAGGTCGCATGGAAAACAGAATTCCCTTAAGGAATTGGAAAAAACAAGCGTAAGAGGTTGATAAATAACCTGAATATGTCCCGGATTTTTAAATTATGGATCGTAATATTCTGAATAAGGCTTTAAATTGGTCAACTTAGGCTTATCAATGCACAGGTTCCCCTTAAAACTTTACAATTGGGGGTGTGTTTGTTCCAAAACAAGAGCTTCTGCAGGCGGATGTAGGTTAAAAATCAATAAACAAGGCTCGTCAACAGGCAAATTAGCCTGCTGATCATTTACATTGAACTTAAAACTTAAAACCTGGAACTGGCTTTATCGTTCATTGGCCCACTTCAAACACACAGGATTGCCTACCTCAATGCGTTTGCCGGTATCGGTTAACAAACCGGTTTCTTTATTACGTTTAAATACCACAACATTGTTGCTTTCCTGGTTGGCCACCAGTAAAAAGCTCCCCGTAGGATCGATGGAGAAGTTGCGTGGTACATCCCCTTTTGTTGGTTCGGAACCGATGA
The Niastella koreensis GR20-10 genome window above contains:
- a CDS encoding penicillin acylase family protein, which gives rise to MRIIPFIVTVVVTIGLIVTLSKPIGSIPPLGSFLSPQTGFWQNAEPVDAHPNLDLNFPQLKDKVQVYFDDRMVPHVFAQNDEDLYFVQGYLHAKYRLWQMEFQTRAAAGRIAEVVGPGPNNNYLNYDRNMRRLGMPFGAHRTLDSMEADATTKSVLDAYTSGVNAYIDNLSENELPLEYRLLNYVPEHWNNFKTALFLKQMSFNLTGGDNDFELTNVRNVLSREDFETLFPAFQDSLDPIIPKGEAFAPPAFRPQMPITSDSVYFKWNTFASIDVSAVDKPNKDNGSNNWAVSGAKTKSGRPILCNDPHLDLTLPSLWFEIQLHTPQHNVYGVSFPGAPMVVIGFNDSCSWGVTNAGRDVKDYYNIKFKDETKQQYLFNGNWVNTELHIDTIKIKGALPFYDTVAYTLFGPVQYDNSFSGNRTTPNNNFAVKWKAHEGANELKTFYLLNRMKNIGDYHEALKFFHCPGQNFVFADKSGDIAIWQQGEFPAKWRRQGDFIMPGVDSSYLWQGNIEQQENPHIENPVRGFVSSANQTPADSTYPYYLGCEYPIYRGIAINRYLRQLNNITIDDMKKMQTDNYNVFAETALPLLMSNVDESTLSIEEKKYLDILRGWNLRADAVEKAPAIFQLWFDNLEAEVWNDDLEVASKPVKMPQEATLVHCLTMSNFKFADNIKTNQVESIQDVVTAAFKKTVPVVSLADQKANLNWGKYKDAGIRHLLRREPLSRFHLMTGGGENMINATNQFHGPSWRMIVELTDKTEAWGIYPGGQSGNPGSKYYDNFIDKWTEGKYDKLWVMDAGEAKDKRVLFTMNFN
- a CDS encoding RDD family protein, with amino-acid sequence MEDLLSNIVYTPVFASKRKRWGASLVDYVLYFAAFIFICYFFGTRTMDENGNSSWNLDGLPGFIGIVVSWLLFFPVIESFNDGQTIGKALFRIKTVKEDGSRINFGTSFLRHFFDWVDYLPFLGICGMIVASNNDKKQRVGDLVAKTIVVNSRS
- a CDS encoding rhodanese-related sulfurtransferase, which produces MAILHNRVSQKELKELLYQETEPRTTISFYQYFPIAEPEEFRNELYKHLEALKVFGRIYVAHEGINAQISVPEGNYEAFKAFLYSYEPLNGLRLNIAVDDDGKSFWVLKIKVRDKIVADGITDETFNMANKGKYVNAHQLNVMLNDPETIVVDMRNHYEYEVGHFVKALEVPSDTFREQLPMAVDMLKDAKDKNIIMYCTGGIRCEKASAYMLHHGFQNVFHLEGGIINYAKQVKENGLDSKFIGKNFVFDNRLGERITPDIIARCHQCGNPADNHANCANDGCHLLFIQCDNCRQQYEGCCSKECQDFNHLPEEERKEQRKGIDKGRNIFNKSRHRLRPRLGEQGQQPIDNEQ
- a CDS encoding DUF5686 and carboxypeptidase regulatory-like domain-containing protein, encoding MRILSLLTLFIIGFTSVQAARISGRVTDEKGQVLVYASILVKGTTQGTTANKEGDYFLHLNSGTYTIVAQYVGYSRQEKTITVGTDNITLDFQLSVQQFNLKEVVVKPGGEDPAYEIIRNAIKKRPYYRHQLNTFQCEVYIKGQLQLRAYPKKIMGTPVDFEDGDTSQRKMLFLSETVARYSVEKPRKSKIEVLSTKVSGRSDEFGLSTPQIVSFYENNIQVGRNLNPRGFISPIASSALGFYYYHYEGSFIEDGREVNRIKVIPKRRYEPLFSGYINITEGDWRIHSLQLRLTKASQMELIDSLNIDQLYVPFNKDVWVIKTQVLYPAVKLLGFDAFGSFVNVYSQFNITPSFERKFFNNTYLKIYEGSNKKAAAFWDSIRPLPLQAEEIADYYKKDSLEKAHRDPHYLDSIDRRRNKLHLFPLIATGQEFYREKKREIYSVNPLLETIAYNTVEGWLGSFGGSYTKLLDTIPGSRHAFSAEPAIRYGTSNHHLNASGKFTYTYGKKYFSSFSLSGGKWVYQFNNTNPISQLSNTIRSWLFERNYAKFYEAWHAQFNFSKEVGSGITVFGGLKYEDRIPLENTTNYSAGNRKNIEFTPNYPLDLTAENFKRHQALIGKIGISWLPGAKYIEYPDRIVNVGSQYPLFTLSYRKGFQNWLGSDINYSKWRFDVQQRLDLNLGGNFRYKMSLGGFIRRDSVAVIDYNHFNGNEILASAEYLYGFQLLPYYKYSNKNRLYAEGHIEHHFNGLLTNKIPVFRQTNWYLVMGANALYVDSDKEYIEVFAGFENILKIARLDFVWGFDKDKVSAFGIRLGIRGFGRL
- a CDS encoding cupin domain-containing protein translates to MNKTALYAMAMLLVPWLSCTNHPVQNLANPPGIGTGEHAKMILPPVKDTLLASGRKNIYLAGMRNKPGFFIERYIFPPGYKGMPHVHNSDLYITIISGVAHIVQEKKFDTTAPSVAYGPGSFVVIKADQPHFEWFTQECTMQVSGIGPNETYYIPEEQTKK